The genomic segment CCTCAGCTTCGGCATCGACCTGATCGAAGTAGGACGCGACTGGCTGACCTGACCCCCTGTTGGCCTGCCCGGGTCGACATCTAGTACAGTCATGACGCGTTGAGGGCGATTAGCTCAGCGGGAGAGCGCTCCGTTCACACCGGAGAGGTCACTGGTTCGATCCCAGTATCGCCCACCACGGATGGCAGTGCGCGAACCATCTGGTTCGGGTCACGGTCGGTAAGGGTCAGTCCCTCAGGGGCTGGCCCTTCGTCGTTTCCGGCCAGCGGCAGCTTGAAGACGGCGTCGTCCGCGATGATCGTGACTTCCTGGATCAGGGCCTCGAAGAGGCTCTTGCGGAGCATGTGGTTGTCACTCGTGAGGGTTTGCTGGATCTCGGCGAGGTCGGCCGGGCCGAGTGGCCGGGGTGCTGGGGAGAGTTCGAGTTCGGCTTTGCGGGCGCGTAGTGCTTTGGCCCGGCTCTCGAGCGTGTTCAGCCGGGCACGGATTTCGGGGGCATCGTCGTTGAGGGTGCCGCGCTCGAACGCAGTGAGGTAGCGGTCGACGGCGGTGGTGTTGTCGCGGAGCTCATTCTTGACGCTGGCGAGTCGTTCGTGCTTGGTGCCGGTCGAGGCGGCGTGGGTCTGCTGGAAGCGGGTGATCGCGTCGGTGATCAGCTGGTGGCCGGTGGTGAAGAAGTCGAGCAGGGCGTCGCCGATCGCGGCTTCCAGCTCGTCGGCGTTGAAGCGGTGGATGTCGCAGCCGGCTTTGTTGCCGTACCAGCAGGTGTAGTACCGATACGTTTGTAGCGGCCTTTGGCTGCGGTGCCGATGTAGCCGCGCCCGCATTGCGGGCAGCGGATGAGGCCGGTGAGGGTGTAGGCGGAGGGGTTGGCGGCGCGCTGGCCGATCTGGGTGGAGCGCTTGGCGAGGATGTTCTGGGCGCGGTCGAACTGGTCGAGGGCGATGATCGGTTCGTGGGCGTCGGGGACGACGATGTCGCGGAAGTTCTTCTCGCCGAGGTAGATCCGGTTCGTGATGGTCATTTCGACGGTGTGCTGCGACCACGGTTTGCCGAGCCGGGTACGCAGTCCCTGGTCGTTGAGGCGACCGGCGATCGTCTTGGTGCCGAGCCGGTCGATGGCGTAGAGGTCGAAGATGGTGCGGACAGTGGCTGCCTCGGCTGGGTTAGAAACGAGTTTGTCGAGCTTGCGGTCGATGCTGTAGCCAAAGGGGCGCGGGCCGCCCGTCCAGAGCCCTTGGCGGCCTTGCGTTCCATTCCGGCGATGACGCGGTCGATGACGGTTTCGCGCTCGAACTCGGCGAACACGCCGAGCATTTGGACGAGCATCCGGCCGACCGGGGTGGCGGTGTCGAACGGCTCGGTCGCCGAGCGGAACACGACGTCGGCGTCCGCGAGTTCGTCGAGCAGGCTGGTCAGGTCGCGCAGGCTGCGGGAGAAACGGTCGACGCGGTAGACCAGCAGGGTGTCGAACAGCCCGGCTCGGGCGGCGCGGAGGGCTTTCTGAAGTTCAGGTCGGTCGGTGCTCGCCCCGGACGCGTCGTCGGAGTGGTCACTTGAGGGTCGCCTTCAGCGGCTCGGCGATCTCTGCGGCTGACTCCAGGTGGTCCGCGACGATCTGATGGCGGAAGGCCCAGTACGGGCCGTTGACGCGTAGCAGCCCGAACTCGACGAGGGAGACGTAGGTGATGAACCGCATCAGATAAGTAGGAAGATCGGCTACGTGACGTTTGCCCTGGCTCGTCGCTGCCCGGTGCCATCGGACGGCGAAGGTCATGTGGACAAGCCGGAACTCCAGCCAGCCGGACTCGCCGGCAAGAAATCCCGCGGCCGCGAACACGGCGGCGCCCGTGAAGGACGCGCATAGCGAGTCGGGTCCTGCGGTAGCCCCAAGAACCGCATAGACAGCACCGGCGACCGCCGCGTACCGCAGACCCAGCAGCGCGAACCCGTGGTTGGCGCGCAGCGCGGCCAACGGCCCCCAGAGGACCCGGTAAGCCCGCCGGCCGGGCCGGGGCAGAACCGCGGTAGCCAACGTCGCAGCGAGCGAACGACCTCGAGGTAGCTGCGCCGACAACGGGCCCAGACGATCGCCGCTAGCCCTTCCAGCTGATGAGCCAGGTCGGCGGCCCGATAGTCGCGATACGACCGTTGAAAGAACCGAACCGTCACGTCACCCTGGCCGCGCACCGACGCCACCAGCCCGCTATCAGGCGAATACGCCTCGACAGCGATCATCGACAACCGGTCGGCCAGCTCTCCCACGTCACCCCCCGCTACCAGCCCAACGCTATAGGCGCCGATCAATCTGGGCGATGATCAGGTTCGCTCCGAGGCTCGTCGTCGTGGTCCGGAGCCGCGAAGGGGTCCTCAGGCAGGGAGCATCCGTAACTCTGCAGAGTCGGCACGTCCAGCTCGATCGTTTGAAGCGTGCCCGCCGGCGACAGGCCATCCGGACGATTGATAACTCGATCGCCGGGCAACAGGCCGAAGCCGCCGTGCATGACTGGACGTGGGTGGGCCCCGCCCGCAACATCGGGATGGTCAGAGGTTAGCGATCCGTACCGTTCGATCAGCGCGGAAACGGCGTCATAGACGTCGGCTATCACTGTCTCTGCTTCCCGGACGTCGGCGTCTGGGTTGTCGGTGCGGTAGGCCCGCCGAGCCGCGGCGAGGAACCTGTCCGGGTCGATCACGACGACGTCTTGACGCGTACGGACGCTGATCACCATGCCCGCACGCGGTTGCGACGCCGCCTGGTCGTCGTTTGCCATGCCGGACAGGTTAGGCGTATGCAGTGATCGGTCACGGTCGGCAGTCGCGGACACGCGATCATGAACCCACTCTGAGCGTGGACGTGCGGATCTGCCGAGAAGAGTGAACATTTGTGGCGCTAAGATCTGTCCGGTGATCCACCGACTTAAGGCTAATCAACGAAAACACCACTGTTATGGTCAAATCCACACCCCAATTCTTCGGGTGGTGTAAACGGGCCCCGGCCTTTAATTCTGGCCGCCTCTTCTCTCGCCAGCCAGTCATAGGATCTGATCGACACGAGAGGATTTTCAAGCCTTATTTCATTGATCCTTTGACTATCATCTTCGGTTCTGCTTGCGGACCTTCCGATCACTACGATGCCTACGGCCAATGAATTCAAGCCGGGGTAGCCCGTTGCGCTGAGGGCTTCGCTTCCCTTCCTGGCGATCCATCCCCGCCATCGGCGAATCTGATCTATGCCCTCTCTAAGCTGGGGTGACGCCTCTCCCGAGCGTCGATCAGTTCCTTTATCGGCCGCTCGCTTATTGAGCAACGGCGTGTCTGGACTCTGCAGCTCCACCATGTACCAACTTAGGCCATTGCTATCGAACCGAGCCACCATAAAGTCTGGCTCGAATTCTTCAGCTAGCCGCGGATGCGACTTAACCCAACGGCAGCCAAAACCAAGCTGGTCAGGGGCCATGAGATGGAGATTGCTAGCGAGGACCTTCTGCATCGGCCCCTCGTCGGCGGCGGACTTCAATGCGCCGCTCCCCATGGTGTGGTGGGCGCGGACCAGGCCGTCGTGTTCCATGCCGTCGATGATTGAGCGCCAGTAGTTGGTGCTCTGGCCGTCCTTTTTGTCACCCAGCAGCTCGTCGGCGCTTGGTATCAGTCCGGGGTTTAACTGGCTGTAGTCGTAGAGTTCTTCAAGGTAGCGAATGCGCGCGGCTTCTTTGTCCACCGTGGGGCTCCTTGGTTCGTGGGGGAGGTGAACACGGCAGGCTTCTAAGTGGGCTTCTGGCAGGCCGGGAAGGCGATCGAGCTAGGTGGCGGCGTCGAGGGCCCGTGCGGCGATCGATGTCAGGCTGAAAGGCATTGAAGCGGTATCTGCATCTGCCGAGAATAGTACAATCGATGACGCCGACCAGAGCCACCTGTGGGTGCCCCGATACTGCATGACGTATAAGAAAATGTAGACGCTACCAGCAATAACTCACTTAGTCCCTACGAGGGTTAGCGACAAAAATAACGTTGTGATGTGTGTTTTAGCTTCGAGGTCATAGCCCGTTTTATACTTCAGCCAGGCCTGGCAGTTCAGCCTAATTTCGACAGGTGACGTGCTTGTAGCAGACGACGCGCGGCAGCCGGTTTGTGGGCTGGCCGTCCAGCCCGGGGATACACTCCTGCCGCCATGGCCGCGCGGCGATCAGCCAGGAGGCCGGTGGATGTCACACCGCTATTCGCCCGAGCTGGCCTTGGAGTTGGCAACGAGTATCGTGCGCGCGGCGGTGATCGGCTACCGGGAACTCGCCGAGACCTCGTTTCCCAAATTTGGAGACGCGCTGGGCCTCTACAGCACGCGCCCCGTACGCGTCGATGGGCTCGTCAAGCTGCCAGCCGCCGAGGAGGACCACCCCATCCAGATGCTCATCCGGCTGGCGTCAGCCCCAGCAACGCAGCGCAGCACCGCTCCGACAGTTGACCTGCAGCTGGCTGACGATGACCATACATTCTGGGAGTTCAGCCAAGAGCACCGCAGCAGAACTCGGACGGCCTTCGGCCCCGAAGACCTCCAGAGTTTGGATCTACCGCTTCACCTCGACGGCCCGGCGACTAGCCTGGCGTATCGGTGGCTGATCCGGGACCTCATCGAAGTCGGTTGGCTCGACAACGATCATTGGCTGCGTGACTAGATACCGGCCCGCTCTACAGGCGGTGTCGCGATACCGATTCATCTCGGGGGTCAGGATGACGGCGCCGCGCCGTCCAGCAACCGCATCAGCAGACTCGCGAGGCCGAGCAGCTCGAACGCCTCGTTTACTTCCATGACGCCCAAGGGCTCATGCGCAGACGTGTTACGAATCGCCTGCACGGCACCGACGAAGAGCTCCCGATAACCGGCTTGCATGTTCCTCTCGGTCGTTGTCCCCGCACCGCCGAGGACAAGCCGCGGGTTCTGCACAGAGAACGCCTGGTTCATCAAGGGCACGCCGTCGCTGTCGAGACCGGTCATGGATTTGACCCGGTTGACGACGGCCTTCACCGACTCGAACACCGCAGAGGCGTAGTGCTCGCTGCGTACATATGGCGCAGCGGAAAGGCCGGCGCCGGACGCTCTGTCAGCGAGAGCGTTCAGCGCCGGGCTCGGCGGGGTCGGAGCGGTCAGGGGGTCGGTGGTCGTGCCACCAGACGGCGATCAGTGCTGCGAGCGCACTGACGGCCTGCTCGTAGTCGTCGGGTCCATGGGGCCACCTCAGGCGGAAGCACGCGGATGAGGCATGTTCGCTTGCGAGGCCGCGGTACAGCTCGGCGGCACAGGGCAACAGGCCGACGACATCGCCGTCGTCGCCCTGCGCCGCCGACAGGTCAGTACAGACCCGAGTACTGCTGGTAACCGGAGCCGTACTGGGCCCGGTCGCCGAAGGTGCCCTGACCGGTGCCCAGGCGCCGGAACAGGTTGCCGGCGGTGTCGCGGAGGACCAGGTCGTTCTTCCCGTCCTCGTTGAGGTCACCGGCGCCGATGACGGTGTTGTAGCCGAGCCAGCCGGTGCCGACGATCTTGAGACCGGACTGGAAGGTGCCGTCGCCGTTGCCGTACAGGGCGTACATGGTGCTGTTGGAGTCAAGCTGCATCATCAGGTCGGCCTTGCCGTCGCCGTTGATGTCGCCGTTGCCGACGAAGCGGCTGTAGCCCTTGTAGCCACCCGCGATCTTGACCGAGCCGGACAGGTCGCCCTCGGCGGTGCCCCCGAAGACGAACAGCGCGCCGCTCGCCCGGTCGCGGGCGATGAGGTCGGCGAAGCCGTCGCCGTTGAGGTCACCGGTGTGGATCAGAGCGTCGTACGCGTTCCAGTTGCCCGAGATGGCGATCGACTGGGCGCCGCTGAACGGCAGCGCGTCCCGGCCGAAGTAGGCCCGCATCGAGCCGTCGGACCGACGGATCAGCAGGTCGTTGCGGTTGTCGCCGTTGATGTCGCCGAACGGCACGAGCCCGGACAGCCCGGACAGCGCCTCGGCCGGGCCGTTGGCCACGACCGTGCCGCCGACCCGGGTGAGCAGCCAGCGGCCCTGGCCGGTGCTCGCGCTGGTCAGCCCGAGGATGGTGGGCTGACCGGTGCAGTCATAGCTGTGCAGGGTGGGCGTTCCGCCGCAGTCGATGTAGGTGGTCCCGTTGGCCACCGTGACCTCGCGACCGTCGGCCGTGGCCGCCAACGACCACCGGTAGGTGCCCTGGACGGCCGGCTTGCCGTTGACCTGGCCGTTCCACTGGTAGGTCGTATCCACCCGGGCCGCACCGCCGCTGAGGCGCGCGACGACGGAATCGGAACGCACCTGGGTGATGGTGAGCCGCGTGGCGGTGACCGGGCGGGTCAGCTTCGCGATCACCAGGAAGTTGCCCGGCAGGTCGGTCTCGCTGCTGGCCGAGACGGAGCCGGCCGCCGGCGCCGAGGTGGTGACACCGGGGTCGACGATGTGCACGGCGTTGTCGGCGTCGACCCACGCGACGTTGCCGCCGAACCTGTCGACGGCCCAGGTGATGTTGCGGTCGTCGGTCAGCTCACCCCGGGCGAACGTGGCCAGCGTGGCCGGCTCGCCGAGCGTGCCGCCGGTGAGGTCGAGGCGCACCAGGGCACCGTTGGCGTCGTGCCGCACCAGGAAGTTGTCGCCCAGCAGGTACTGCCCGGCGGGCACGTCGATGCGCTTGCCGCCGTCGATCTCCACGACACCGGCCGGCCCGTTCGCCCCGCAGGTCCAGTACAGGTGCTTGCCGGTCGCCTGCACCTCGGTCTTGGTGCAGCTCGAACCGGTGGTGATCGGCTGCGGACCGGCGCTCGGGGTGTCGGCGCGCAGGTTCCAGTTCTCGATCTGACCGGTGGCGTTGGCCCGCCACAGCGTGTCGAACCACAGGGCGGAGGCCGGGGCGCCGGTGAGCTGGATGCTGCTTCCGTCGGTGCGGTACGCCAACTGGTAGTTGGCGAAGCTGAGCAGCCGGTGGGTCGGCGAGGCGTCGACGAGCTTGGCGTCGCTCCGGGTGTTGATCGTGGCGCCACCACCCGGCGACGACCGCAGGTACGCCGTCGTGACGAAGTCGCCCGTGGTGATGCCGTCCAGGTAGGCCGAACCGGTGTCCGCGCCGTCGATCATCCGGACGCAGACCGCGTCGGTCTGGCAGGGCGTCGGGTTGACGAGCGCGCCGTCGGCCACCGGAGAACCGGTCGTCGGCTCACCGGGCCCGATCTGCTCGGCGAAGTGCCGGTACTCGGGCTTCTCGCTCGGCAGGGGCATCGCCACCGTGTGCCGCACGACGCCCGAGGCGAGCGTCACGCCGGCGTTGACCAGCGGGGCGACCAGCGGCAGAACCACCGACTGGTCGGACGCGGTGGCCTTGCGGACCGCGTAGTCGCCGATATTGGTGCCGCCGACGAACAGCACGCCGTCCGGCGCCTGCGCGCTGACCGGCTCGCCCCGGGGCACGACCTGCACCGGGGTGCTGCTGCCGACCGAGTAGCGCAGCACGGTCTTGTTCGTGGCTCCGGTGCTCGGCGTCACGATGACGTCGTCACCGGCCAGCCGGGCCAGACCCAGCGGGACCGTGGTCAGGAACTCGATGGTCCCCGGAACGGTCGCGGTGCCGTCCAGCACCGCTGCGCGCGACAGGCTCTGCGCTGAGGTGCTGGTGAACAGGCCGATCCGGTCCTTGGTCAGCGTGGTCACGTTGGCCGGCAGCACACCGGCAGGCAGCAGGGCCATCCGGCCGGCGGCCACGTCCACCAGGCCGTACCGGGGACCGTCGGGATGGACGACCCGCAGCACGGCGCCGGTGTCGTCACCGGCCACGATGGTGAGTCCGGTCGTGCCCGCCGGGACGCCGGTGATCGGTGCGGACGTCCAGGACCCGTCCGCGGCGATCCGGCGCAGCTCGGCCGTGGGCGGAGTGCCGGAGGTGATCGCCACCGCCGCCGAGTTGCCCAGCAGCCGGGTGAGCTGCACGTTGCTGCTCACCGGCACGTCCCGCCAGGTGTTGGTGGCCAGGTTCAGCGCCGGCTGAGTCGTCGAGGTCGCCGGGTGGCTGGGCACTCCGCCGAGAAACACCACGGTGTCGCCGCCGGCCGGCGTGGCCGAGAACGTGTTCGGGAGGCTGGTGATCGGTGTGGTCTGCCGATCGGCGTAGGTGGTCCACACCCACGGCCGGTTCGCGGCGCGCTGGTGCAGGAAGCCGGTCTCACCGGCGAAGGCGATCCGGTCGGTCGGATAGACCGGATAGGACGGAGCCGGGATCACCCTCACCTCGGACGGCGGCTCGGCCGCCTGGGCGATGCCGGGTGCGACCAGTCCGACGGCGGCGACCAGGCCGCCGACGGTAGCCGCGAGAGTTCTTCGCATGACTTTTCCCCGTGATCAGTAGAGACCGGCGTGCTGCTCGTAGCCGCCGATAAGTGGCCGATCGCTGAACGTGCCGTCCCGGCGCCATGCGGGGAGTCCATTGCGATGCCGCGGCAGCAGGAGGACGTCCCGAAGCGATCAGCCGGATCGTAGACATTCGCCGCCATCGTTTCAACGGCGTTGCCTCCGGCCGTACGGGGAACTCCGGTCAGCGGCGGGTGACTCCCACCACATCAAGCACCCAGGAGAGCACGAACGACCCTTCCCGCCAGGCGTCGTAGCGGCCGCCCGGTCCGGAACGGCCGGCGCCCATCTCGGTCTTCCAGCAGGTAGTTGCCGTCGGGGGCGACCTCGCGCAGCGCAGGTCGCCGTTGTGCAGGGAGAAGTACTGGTCGTCCCGCTCGACGTCGAGGAACGGGGAGAGCACCGTCGTGCCCCGCGACAGCGCCCGCAGCGGGGTGTCGACGACGCCCACGATGGTGCTGAAGCCGAAGATCATCGCTCAGTCGGCGACCCGGATGCGCCGAGGTAAGACCGGTTGTGGTCGTCGGTGGTGACGATGATCGCCCGCGCGTCGTCCCACGTCACTGACGTTCCGGTGACCGAGCCCCGCAGACGGTCGACCGCCTCGCGGGGCGTGAGCTCCTTCGCCCGGACCAGGCTGAAACCGCTGGACAGTTCGTGACTCCCGGCGAACCAGGCGTACGGGCAAGAGCGCATGGGAGAGAAACGCGTGCAGGAGCCAGGCCACCCAACCCGACCACGACGGCCAGCCGCAATCCGGACGGCGGCGCGGGAGGCGGCTGGACGGCGAAGCAAAGCCGCCAGCGCAGACATGAGGAAGGAGAGCACCAGGACGAGCAGCAAGTCCGCGAGCCGGCGGGCGATGCGGTGCAGCGCGGCGGCCTCGGGCCGGTCGCGGCGCAGCCAGATACCGAAGGGCACTACTTGGCCGAGCAGTCCGCCCCGACGACGAGCAGAGCGCCGTGGCCGGAACCGATCGCGCTGTGTCCGGCCGCGGGGACCCAGGCGGTAGAGCCAAGAGGCCGAGAGCAAGGGTCGTGGTGCGTTCCGGGAAGGTCGCGACGCCGCCTTGAACGTCACGACCGGGGTCGCGCCCGACGGCCGTCCGATCATCCTCCAGGACACCCCGGACACCAGCGGCTGTCCCGTCCTGGCGCCGACCGTCGACCCCGCCGGGCCGCTGCGCCCGGGCCTGCTGCGCCGTCGCGCAGCCGGCCCCGGTGGAGCCGCACGGGACATTCTTCCCGGCCGCTGCCCCAGGCGGGCCGGGACAAAGATTGAGTTGGGTCTGCGGCATGACCACAACGCTCACTGCCACCGAGACCTTCACCCGTCGTTTCTGGGTCCGGGTCGGCGCCGTCGGGCTTCTCGCCTGGCCGGTTACCCACTTCGCCGGCTTCGTCACCGGGCCGCCCGGGTCCGACCACGCCCCCGCCATCTTCCGTACGCACGCCACCCAGGTCCAGGTCAGCGGGGTCTTGCTGCACTGGAACGCGATCGTCATCGTGCCGGTGATGCTGGCCCTCGCGTACCTTCTGCACGATCGGATGCCGCGCCTGGCCGCGATCGCCGGCCTGTTCGGCGCGCTCGGCGCGATCAACGGCTCGGGCCTGCTGATGGCCGACTTCTACGATCTGGCGCTGGCGCAGTCGCTGCCGGACGCGCAGGCCGCCGCTGTCACCGAACTCGCGTACGGGTATTCCGGCGTCACGTTCGGCTTCCTGGTGCCCGCGTTCCTGCTCCATCCCGCGCTGCTCGCGCTGGTGGTCGGCCTGGTCCGGGCGGGCCGGGCCCGGTGGTGGCAGCCGGTGCTGCTGGTGGTCGGCTTGGCGCTGCCGTTCCTGACTGCCGACCGTCCGATGCTCGTGCAGGCGAGCGGCGCGCTGTTCATCGGCGCGGCGTTGTACCCGCTCGGTCTGCGCATGCTGCGCCGTACGGCGTAACAGGGGGGATGGGTCACCGGGTGGCGGCTCGGTGGCCCGCCCGCTTCACAACCCCGCCTCCCGCGCCCGCATGATCGCTTGCGCGCGGTCGGCCACGCTGAGCTTCGTGAAGATGCTCGACACGACGTTGCGTACCGTCTTCTGACTCAACCCCAGCCGCTCGGCGATTTGCGGGTTGGTCAGGTGCTGCGCCACGAGACCGAGAATCTGCCGTTCCCGCTCGCTGAGCTCCGGGAAGGCGGCCTGCCGACGGTCCAGCCCGGAGAAGTACCCCATCAGCCGTACCGCGAGAGCCGCACCGAAGATCGCCTCCCCCGCCGCCACCGCCCGTACGGCACGCAGAAGTTCGGCCTTGCGCGCGCCCTTGAGCACGTAGCCGCGCGCTCCGGCCCGCATCGCCGCGAACACCGAGTCGTCGTCATCGGCCATGCTCAGGACCAGCACCCGGATGTGCGGCATGGCCCGGATCAGCCGCTCGGTCGTCGCGATCCCGCCCATGCCCGGCATGGCCAGGTCGAGGAGCACCACGTCCGGCTGCACGACGGGCGCCAGCGCGAGCGCCTGCTCCCCGGTCGCGGCCTCGTCGGCCACCTCGATGTCATCGGTCGCCTCGAGCAGAGCCCGCAGCCCTTCCCGGAACGCCGCGTGGTCATCCACGACCAGCGTACGGATTGTCTCCACTAGTTTCCTTCCGGTGCGGTCGCCGGCAACTCCGCGCGGATCCGGGTGCCTGCCGTCCCGGTCTCGACGGTCAGCGAGCCACCGAGCTCATCGGCCCGCTCCCGCATGGACGTCAGGCCGACCCCCGGCCGTACGCCGTCCAGCCCCCGACCGTCGTCGCCGACCTCGACCACCAAGCGGTCCGCGACGATCGAGAGCCGTACCGAGGCCTCGGCCGCCTTCGCGTGGCGGCAGACGTTGGTGACCGCCTCAACCGCGATCCGGTACGCCGCGACCTCGGTGGCGGCCGGGAGGACGGGCAGTTCGTCGGGCGCGGAGAGGCGAACGGCGGGGGAGCCCGCGGGAAGCCCGGCCAGATGGGCGGCGAGGGCGCCGGTCAGGCCCAGACTGTCGAGGGCGGCGGGGCGCAGTCCGTCGACGAGCCGCCGTACGTCCCCGACCGCCGCCTCCGCGTCGTCCACGACCTTGGCGAGCAGGGTCTTGAGGGTGTCCGGGCGGGCGTCCTGAGCGGCCTCGGCCCGCATGGTGAGGGCCGCGAGCGTGGGGCCGAGCCCGTCGTGGAGGTCGCGCCGCAGCCGCCGGCGCTCCTCCTCGCGAGCCATGACGAGGCGCTCACGGGAGCGCTGCAGGTCGGCCGCGAGCCGCGCCGAGTGCACGGCGGCGCCTACTTGGCGGGCGAGGTCGGCCAGGACAGCTTCGTCGAACGGAGGCCGCGGCCAGATGCTGAGCGTGCCGACCGGGGAGCCCTGATAGGTGAGCGGAAGGTCGGCGGGAACGGCATCGCCGGGCAGGGAGCCCACCGCGGCCGGGCCGTCCGTCACGGTCACGGCGACATACGACGCCCTCAGCGTCTCGGCCACCGTCTCGGCGATCAGCGGCAGGACGGCGGCCGGTGCCACCGCGTCGTCCAGGCGGCGGCCGAGGCGAGCCAGCACCACGTACGGCTCCTCGCGCCGGCCGTGCATGAGGATCGTGATTCCGCGCTGGATGCGGTCGCGCAGCGGCGCGAACGCCACCGCCACGGCCGCCGCGGCCGGAGCCGACACGCTCAGGCTGGTGGAGCGGCCGAGCAGCGCGCCCAGGTAGCCCGCGATCAGCGCGTAGCCGCCGAGCAGGCAGGCCGACAGGGCGCCGTAGAGCAGCGTCCGGGTGATGAGGACGTCGATGTCGTAGAGCCGGTGCCGCAGCACGGCCACGGTCACCGCGGCCGGCAGCAGGCTCAGCGCGACCGCCCCGGCGGCCTCCCAGACCAGGCTGGCCCGAGGCCACACCGAGCCGGTGTCGGCATCGATGAGCCCGGCCACGAGCCGAGCCGCCACGACGACCGCGGCGACGGCCGACGCCCAAGCCACCCACTTGATCTGGCGGCGCCGCACCTCGTCGGCGTGGCGAGCCCGCCACAGCACCGCGCCGCCACCACCGACGAAGGCCAGCCCGGCCAGGACGGTGAAGGCAGCGCCCACGGCGTCCGCGGCGGGGACAAGACCGGCCACCCCGAACGGGTTGTCGACCCCCGCGCCGTCCCGGACCTGCCCGGACGGCCCCGGCCGGAGCGCACCGAGCACGGCGGCGGTCAGGGCCACCGCGAACAGCGGTCCCAGCAACGCCCACCAGAGCTTCGCGCGCGGCCGAAGCCCGTCGGGGAACAGCAGAGGTACCAGGGCCATCCCCAGATTCGCGGGGACCCACAGCCAGTTCTCCGGCCACCCCGCCAGCCGGGCCCCCGGCCCCGTCCCGGCGATCGCGTACTCCCCGAAGAACTCGAGCAGACCGAACGACGAGGCGCTGACCAGCAGGGCCCACCCGAGCGCATTTCTCGGCCGCGACCCGGCCACCAGCGCCCCGGCCACCGCGCACGTCCCCACGAACAGCAGGTGACTTTTGGCGGCCCCGTACGCCGCCGCGCCGTTGTGCACGCCGAGCACGATCGCGCCCACCCCGCC from the Paractinoplanes abujensis genome contains:
- a CDS encoding recombinase family protein → MDRKLDKLVSNPAEAATVRTIFDLYAIDRLGTKTIAGRLNDQGLRTRLGKPWSQHTVEMTITNRIYLGEKNFRDIVVPDAHEPIIALDQFDRAQNILAKRSTQIGQRAANPSAYTLTGLIRCPQCGRGYIGTAAKGRYKRIGTTPAGTATKPAATSTASTPTSWKPRSATPCSTSSPPATS
- a CDS encoding Shedu anti-phage system protein SduA domain-containing protein, producing the protein MDKEAARIRYLEELYDYSQLNPGLIPSADELLGDKKDGQSTNYWRSIIDGMEHDGLVRAHHTMGSGALKSAADEGPMQKVLASNLHLMAPDQLGFGCRWVKSHPRLAEEFEPDFMVARFDSNGLSWYMVELQSPDTPLLNKRAADKGTDRRSGEASPQLREGIDQIRRWRGWIARKGSEALSATGYPGLNSLAVGIVVIGRSASRTEDDSQRINEIRLENPLVSIRSYDWLAREEAARIKGRGPFTPPEELGCGFDHNSGVFVD
- a CDS encoding TIGR02391 family protein, producing the protein MTAPTPPSPALNALADRASGAGLSAAPYVRSEHYASAVFESVKAVVNRVKSMTGLDSDGVPLMNQAFSVQNPRLVLGGAGTTTERNMQAGYRELFVGAVQAIRNTSAHEPLGVMEVNEAFELLGLASLLMRLLDGAAPSS
- a CDS encoding FG-GAP repeat domain-containing protein; the encoded protein is MRRTLAATVGGLVAAVGLVAPGIAQAAEPPSEVRVIPAPSYPVYPTDRIAFAGETGFLHQRAANRPWVWTTYADRQTTPITSLPNTFSATPAGGDTVVFLGGVPSHPATSTTQPALNLATNTWRDVPVSSNVQLTRLLGNSAAVAITSGTPPTAELRRIAADGSWTSAPITGVPAGTTGLTIVAGDDTGAVLRVVHPDGPRYGLVDVAAGRMALLPAGVLPANVTTLTKDRIGLFTSTSAQSLSRAAVLDGTATVPGTIEFLTTVPLGLARLAGDDVIVTPSTGATNKTVLRYSVGSSTPVQVVPRGEPVSAQAPDGVLFVGGTNIGDYAVRKATASDQSVVLPLVAPLVNAGVTLASGVVRHTVAMPLPSEKPEYRHFAEQIGPGEPTTGSPVADGALVNPTPCQTDAVCVRMIDGADTGSAYLDGITTGDFVTTAYLRSSPGGGATINTRSDAKLVDASPTHRLLSFANYQLAYRTDGSSIQLTGAPASALWFDTLWRANATGQIENWNLRADTPSAGPQPITTGSSCTKTEVQATGKHLYWTCGANGPAGVVEIDGGKRIDVPAGQYLLGDNFLVRHDANGALVRLDLTGGTLGEPATLATFARGELTDDRNITWAVDRFGGNVAWVDADNAVHIVDPGVTTSAPAAGSVSASSETDLPGNFLVIAKLTRPVTATRLTITQVRSDSVVARLSGGAARVDTTYQWNGQVNGKPAVQGTYRWSLAATADGREVTVANGTTYIDCGGTPTLHSYDCTGQPTILGLTSASTGQGRWLLTRVGGTVVANGPAEALSGLSGLVPFGDINGDNRNDLLIRRSDGSMRAYFGRDALPFSGAQSIAISGNWNAYDALIHTGDLNGDGFADLIARDRASGALFVFGGTAEGDLSGSVKIAGGYKGYSRFVGNGDINGDGKADLMMQLDSNSTMYALYGNGDGTFQSGLKIVGTGWLGYNTVIGAGDLNEDGKNDLVLRDTAGNLFRRLGTGQGTFGDRAQYGSGYQQYSGLY
- a CDS encoding response regulator transcription factor; amino-acid sequence: METIRTLVVDDHAAFREGLRALLEATDDIEVADEAATGEQALALAPVVQPDVVLLDLAMPGMGGIATTERLIRAMPHIRVLVLSMADDDDSVFAAMRAGARGYVLKGARKAELLRAVRAVAAGEAIFGAALAVRLMGYFSGLDRRQAAFPELSERERQILGLVAQHLTNPQIAERLGLSQKTVRNVVSSIFTKLSVADRAQAIMRAREAGL
- a CDS encoding sensor histidine kinase, with protein sequence MAGRRAVWIAWVLCAVTLLGGVGAIVLGVHNGAAAYGAAKSHLLFVGTCAVAGALVAGSRPRNALGWALLVSASSFGLLEFFGEYAIAGTGPGARLAGWPENWLWVPANLGMALVPLLFPDGLRPRAKLWWALLGPLFAVALTAAVLGALRPGPSGQVRDGAGVDNPFGVAGLVPAADAVGAAFTVLAGLAFVGGGGAVLWRARHADEVRRRQIKWVAWASAVAAVVVAARLVAGLIDADTGSVWPRASLVWEAAGAVALSLLPAAVTVAVLRHRLYDIDVLITRTLLYGALSACLLGGYALIAGYLGALLGRSTSLSVSAPAAAAVAVAFAPLRDRIQRGITILMHGRREEPYVVLARLGRRLDDAVAPAAVLPLIAETVAETLRASYVAVTVTDGPAAVGSLPGDAVPADLPLTYQGSPVGTLSIWPRPPFDEAVLADLARQVGAAVHSARLAADLQRSRERLVMAREEERRRLRRDLHDGLGPTLAALTMRAEAAQDARPDTLKTLLAKVVDDAEAAVGDVRRLVDGLRPAALDSLGLTGALAAHLAGLPAGSPAVRLSAPDELPVLPAATEVAAYRIAVEAVTNVCRHAKAAEASVRLSIVADRLVVEVGDDGRGLDGVRPGVGLTSMRERADELGGSLTVETGTAGTRIRAELPATAPEGN